The following DNA comes from Erigeron canadensis isolate Cc75 chromosome 3, C_canadensis_v1, whole genome shotgun sequence.
ttactatttttatcaatagaaaattgatctatatattttaaatataatatatctcaaatattttaattaaaatatgatctgtttttttatatgatattacaaTTATTCTTTTGGATAAAACATAAGATAaagaatattattttattatcattaaatatatatattaaagagaaaccttaatttataattgaaaaaatattGACCCTTAGatgagttttaaattttatttagagtcattagatcaaatggtGATgacatataccttatttaacttttttggatATATTTTAACCCTTTAGTCTTTTGATTAGAGTAACGGTCGCGAATGACTAAGGTTTGTTACAAAAGCGAACTTCAGCGAACGGTCAGGACACTTTTAAGCGGAATCTAATCGACGAccaatgtaacttcatgttttctagtGGTTTAATTATTACCTGGTTAAGTATTTGCcaacttataatattataaaaaattaacatgttattaattatatatgtttcatgcGTATTACGtgagtattaatctagttaggatatatattagctattaatataataatatattaaaaaaataatattacctattattctattatatatatatatatatatataatagctactattttttgatttcttgattaaaattattgggtaaaaattataaatttatgatgaaaaacaaaaagtgtaaattaaatttaaaagggtatatatatatattagctacgagtattatttttgatttattgattaaaaatattgggaaaaaagtgtaaatttgtgatggaaaactaaaaagtgtaaattatttttaaaggggtattttttgtataattataaaaagtgtaagtattaatattgtcatttaagaaagataaaataattaaatttgatctaatggctctaaATCAAAAATGGAATTTATCCAaaggttcttgtttgtttaggacTGAATTtaacaccttgttatatatatatattggtagatatggtGTGGAGAAATTAAACTCCAAAGGCATACACCAGCTGTATTAATTAGAGGCTCCCCAATGGTGAGGACTCATCCACCAAAGACTAGTCCCTGCcagcgccacatcagcaaaaaacactTCAAGGACTAATCCCCCAAAATGTACCCAATTGACTCATCCACCAAAGACTAGTCATGaacccaccaattatttaattctacccaTTTGtccaaactttacacttttaaccctctaaaattagaacaaactaaaacatacccaaataaaaaacacttcattaaaaataaaaacattacacaatttattataaaaaacacattacaatactTCAAATAAAGGAAAtacacattaaaataaaaacattaagtcGAGAGGCGCCATATATGCTCCGTAAGATCATGACGAAGAGCATGATGCACATTGCGATCTCGAAGCTCCTTGCCGGTACGTTGGTGAAGTGCAATCCTTTCCTCGAACGTACGCTCCAGTAAGACGATTGGATCAATGTCGTCTCCATCCTCGAGTGAGCTTATGGCGTACCCCGCGTCTTCAACCTTCATGTTATGCAATATAACACAGGCATACATTGTTCGAGTGATCTGATTCACGCTTTTTGATCTTGCTGGCTGGGTTAGAATGTGCCATGAGTTTTGAAGCCCTCCAAAGGCACGCTCGACATCCTTCCAGGCACtttcttgaaactttttaaatttcttccGCTTCTCATCTTGAGGGCATGAATACGACTTTACAAAATTCGACCATTCGGGATAAATGCCGTCTGCGAGATagtaaccctttttgtagtggGTGCCATTAACAGTGAACGAGCTATCAGGTGCACGATCTTCAATGATTTCTCTAAATAAAGGCGACTGGTTCAGAACATTTATATCGTTGTTCGAACCAGCTGTGCCGAAAAAAGCATGCCAGATCCACCTATCGTATGAAGCTACTCCTTCAAGCATGATGGTTGGATGACCGTGATCACCACGCGTAAACTGACCTTGCTATGCCTTGGGACAGTTCCTCCAAGGCCAGTGCATGCAATCAATGCTTCCAAGCATGCCTGGGAAGCCATGAAGCTCTTTATGTCGAGCGTACAAGCGTTGTATGTCCTCTGGTGTTGGTCTACGCAAATATTCATCCCTGTAAAGTTCGAACACACACTTACAGTAATAGTCTAGATAACACCTTGATGTTTCTTCACCCATCTGTAGATACTCATCAAGTGAGTCGGGATTGTAGCCATACGCCAATTGACGTATGGCGCACACACTTTTGGATGGTGCTGAAACCAGGCTTTCCTCGGGCATCAAActgcttgtcttgcattctTTGAAAATGCAAAGGTACAGGACCTGGATTGCGAGATGGGTATGATATTATGTCGTTCACAATGCGCATGAACATAGGTCTAGGCATACGGAATCGTCGCCTAAAGCTCTTCAACGAATACTTTGGGTTTTCGTTAAAGTAAGCTGCCATTAGGCGCTCGTCAGCACCATAGCGATCTCTTTCGATGACCATACGGGGTATGTATGGTCTTGatgattcaccttgttcaagcAAATCAACACATTCGGCCATGATGCCAAAAAGCTCTTCATCATCGTCTTCAGTAGGAAACAAATCGGGTCTCGTGTACGTTGATAAACTTGAATGAAACTGGTTGTTCATGATGATTTATGTATACGAAAGTGTGATTTATATAATATAGCTGAATATATGCAAGAGTGGTGTCAAATGGTGGTTCACttgaagtgtatatatagtCATTTTGAAAAACTAGCCGTTAAGGACTAAAGTTGTCACttttttgaacatgttttcaACTATATAGCCGTTTAGGGTCTAAAGTTGCCAAGAAATGAAACTTATGTTTATCTTCttcccttttaaattcaaacCGTtggagtaaaaaaaataaataaaaattaacataaAAGTTCGTCCCTGCAGGAACGAATCACCCGGACGAATGAGGCGGACGAGAGGGGAACGAGTCCCACCCAACGGTGTGGACTCGTCTCTGGAGTGCGGACGAGCAGAGGGACGAACCATTGGGGAGCCTCTTATCAAACACGAGTTTTTCTCTATTTCTGACATATATCGTCTTAAAGCTAGCTCTTATTGCTAAGTTTTGAAAAGACTTTTTATGTCATTTGGATTTAGGTCTAATTCGGATTCCTCCGTTTTGACTTCATTAAGAtcaattagctagttatttatattaattgtcGTGAGAATTAAATAAACCTAGAAAATTAGTAATGTCATAGTCTTCCAATCAAATTGGTATTAGCTAATTATAACAACCAGCGTCATTTTATACAACAATAAGAATTAGAATAGGTGTCGTTATCAAACGATCAAAATCTTACCAATAAACGATGGAAAATAAGTTATTTTCAAATATGATTAAGTACAATTATTTGTTGGCGATATTGAGAGCAAATACCCAAATGATGGATCAGTTCTTTCGAAGACATTTTTTGTGTCAAACTCTGAGAAAACTTACAGTATTCGTGTAATATCTACTTACAATGacctttcatatattaaaattttacataTAGAGAAATTCGATCTCTATGTTTAACTAAACTTATCCTCACGTGATGCACTGTGTAATGGCGACGGTCACGGATTGTGATGGCGCACGACATGCAGTAGCGGCGATGTAATGACGGCGACAGTGGTGgcgtgacgggtggtggtggctcACGATGGTAACAGCGGTGACGACGGTTGATAGTGGTAGCGGCGGCAACGAGTAATgtagtttattaatatattgTGTTTTATGAATAGTTAAATGTTGAATGTTAAAGAGGTCGGTGTTTCTCTTTTAGAAGCTAAATAAGAGAACATGTGGTTGATGGGGCTTTTTGGCGGAGACCAATTTCATACTATGTATgttaagggggtgtttgttattgAGATTGTAAAACAGATTTTgcattttcaaaatagattatgcgttttcaaaactgcgttttgaaaaagcaggtaggtacatgcttctttaaaactgcgttttcatagtaaataatcacttttttacacaaacactttttcatATTATCTGCGTTTTacgaacgtaataatcagataatcaattCAAAACGtattcccaaacaccctctaaataTTCCGATATTTATAGGTAATTCATATCGtttaaagaataataattaaaaatgaatGTGTTTTCAATTAAGATTAATTTAAGGAATATGATAAATTCTCTTAAAGATTATTCTAAAATTActtctaaaattataaaaaagacATATGATAtctattaattttcttttctaattttacctttaattttttcacatgtaataatttttaggattttaagatgattaattattttctttattttaatattaagtaaTTAAAGGATGGGTGATTGAATTAGGTGGGAAGTAAACTAAAGATGACATAAAGCTTGTCAGTCTGTCTTAGTCAGAAATATATTAGtcgtattaaattaaatattaaatatcaatagttaaaaaacattaatgtccttttttattttatttcaatcaaCAACCTTAAACAACAATCAACCATACccaacttttctttttctttatttcaattttactttttttttaacagtatttcaaatttaatttacttatgagaatattttttttattaatgagtTTATATGGTTAAAAAAGATAtcacttttaataaatatacataagatTTACCAAAAATGTGACTATATTACtctaacttaaaatttaaaaaaacctACATGAAAAATCGTCATATATGCATAACTATATAGAGgggaaaatttgaaaaaaagaacATGTAAAGAAAATGTATGCTGGAAATggtaaaatataacaataacaatgaaGTGGTTACTAACATGCTTCTGTTCTTAAGATTacataaaacaaaatgaaatttgattaatACTACTTCATAACTTTCCACTTGGAGGGGAGACAACATGATCTAtatcatttgattttatgctttttttttattactactataataaaaattaaataattcatATTTGACTTTTTATAGTATGAACCTAATTTTcccttaaataaaaataattataaataatttatttaagtatatataaaataaactaacaaCTCATTATAAAAAGATCAagcattaaatatttataaaaacagAGGTGAAACTTTTTTGAGAAAAGAGAGGGAATAAACAATTATGTGTGAGGTCCAATAAGAAAAGTTGCATGTGATATGATTAGAAGTGTTATTAAAATTAGTgcttaataaatatttaattagagCTTAAAAAGCACCAAATTCAATGCATATGATATCATCCAGATATCCAACATATATTGTGCAATTTCACAACAGCCAACGAAACTTGCATGAAATAAAACTTCAACAAATGGTGACTGATTTTTatgggaagaaaagaaaaataatatccTAATAAATAAACATTGAAAAAATGCCACAATAATCAATGTTTTGGGACTAACATCCGACCAAGACCATGGAGACTCTCAAAACGGCAATATAGTGACTAGAGATATTTTGTTGTACAGTTCTTTTCAAGCGTCTCGGGGTTCAATTCAAAGTGAATCCAAACTGGTTTTCGTTCCTAAACAAGCAAAAACTTAACTGGTTTTGAGCCCGGTTTTGGCTCGTATTTTGAGCGAAAAACAAACCGGCTCAAAACCATTGAAACTATAATATGTACTATTAGGGAACCAAATTTACCTAATTTCAACAATGTTACACATACAAATGGTTATGAAATGACTTGACCGACGACTATTGTTTCAACAATCATAAGACGTTCATTATTGTGTAATGTTTCAGATTTTTACAATTACGTACAGTTGATAAAAATCTACGAGAAAACAAATTCTTTTCTTTCCCACAATCCGAATATTGATTTTTCGGTTTGGCTATGAAGATTACAACAAAACACATAACCTagacataataataaaaatcaagatttaaCGTTCCTTTTGAGCTATACCATAAACAGCTCGAAAAACATCATCAACAGTAGTAGTAGTGGTAGTACATTGATACATTCATAATCATATCAAGCATATACTAAGAACACAAGTCAAATTTGCCAAAAGTCAACAACTTTCGATGATCAAAACATCTTTTCTAGCACCTCCAAGCAGAAGCAGACACAAGCTCCCGACGTTCCCAACAAAGCACGAGCAACGATTGTCTTTTCTCGACATGAAAATCACGAACAGGAGTCCTTTTGACCAAACATTCCGCTTGACTTTCAGTAAAGTTACTAAACAACATCGGCGAAAACCCAGCTGATAAGAAAAGATTACGCCAATGCTGAGTCTTTTCAGGATAAACAAACCGGCCCAAAACAATCTTTTCGATAGCGGGTTGAACCAAGAACCGCTCAATCTTCTGCAACGAGTCAAGATTCATATTGACAGCGTCAAGGGACTCAAGCAGGTTTGAAAAAGATTGCAAAGCATGAATGAGATGATTTGAAAAGGGTAAATCAGTACGGTCACACCCACGGTCAACAGAAACCACAATTTTGGGCGACAAACTTTTAACAAAGCGAAGCACATTGGGGATTTGGGTTTGGTGATTCGAAAACACATGAATAGGTAAATTCACAGCAATGGCTTCATTATCAGATAGATTAAAAGGCAAAGACCATGACGAAGAAGCAAGCACATCAATGTTAACTATCTCGAAATCGAACCCAACATTGATCTCACTTGCAAAATGAATCAAGTTTTCGCGAGTTAAGCCTAATTCAAGCTGGTCATGAGTTGAAGGTGAAGCAAAAGCAGTAATCTTTAAAGAAGAAACCCCATTGTTTCTTAAAGCTAGCTCTTGCATAAGGGAAGCCCATTGACCACCATAACCGATATCGAAATCGATGATATGAATGTGATCAAACCCATTAAGGGATTCAAGTAAGGCTTGGTTACAAGTGAAATTAGCAAACTGAATAAAAGGGGAAATCTCTGAAAATGATTTATAAGCACCAATCTTGAAAATTAAACTAAAGGGTGATGCATTATGAGGGCTAATTTGGGGGTTACTATTATTAGTAAGTATTGAATCTATTAGTAAATTAAGAGCTTCTTTGAAATAAAAAGCAGCCCTTTCAAAAGGCTTACCAATAGGTGATAACTGATGATTGAGCCGCGCCAATATCCCTTGCGCGAGTATCGGGTTATTCGGGTTCGGGTTATTGCTGTTTGCTGATGAAGATAACTGGATCAAATCTGCTGCTTTAAAAAGCTCATCAATGATCCCTTGTTGATGTTGCTGAAGATGGTTTTGAACATTTGGTGTTACTATTTTCTTCATGGGAGCTGATTTTTGGAGCAATTGAAGTGGGTTTGGGCCCGAATCCAGAAACGGGCTTTTGTGCATTGATGGGTTGTACTCTATGCTTCCAGGGTTGTACCTTTTGGGTTGTGGCGGCATTAGCAGCTGGTGCTCAAATGGGGGGTTATAAAGATTTGGTTTAATATCAAAAGGGACCATTTGGGTGTCACTTAATGATGATaagatttgattttgatgatggg
Coding sequences within:
- the LOC122592282 gene encoding scarecrow-like protein 6 translates to MPLPFEFEGKGVVLLEYQNQYQNQSQVEQAEFVVPYANPLVHFQDFVSNSKKRKYIYNHQQEPTSVLDNITTSPSPPTSTLSSSHGGADSAGVAPALSSKWPPENQETNTTTTSTTLLDLQHFQQQISSGNDKCATGMDDWESPDSGQDQAMLRWIMGDVEDPSLGLNKMLHSTGGTNPADFDFSGGFGVVDQGFISVDSGNPQLSPATAPAIFHTHHQNQILSSLSDTQMVPFDIKPNLYNPPFEHQLLMPPQPKRYNPGSIEYNPSMHKSPFLDSGPNPLQLLQKSAPMKKIVTPNVQNHLQQHQQGIIDELFKAADLIQLSSSANSNNPNPNNPILAQGILARLNHQLSPIGKPFERAAFYFKEALNLLIDSILTNNSNPQISPHNASPFSLIFKIGAYKSFSEISPFIQFANFTCNQALLESLNGFDHIHIIDFDIGYGGQWASLMQELALRNNGVSSLKITAFASPSTHDQLELGLTRENLIHFASEINVGFDFEIVNIDVLASSSWSLPFNLSDNEAIAVNLPIHVFSNHQTQIPNVLRFVKSLSPKIVVSVDRGCDRTDLPFSNHLIHALQSFSNLLESLDAVNMNLDSLQKIERFLVQPAIEKIVLGRFVYPEKTQHWRNLFLSAGFSPMLFSNFTESQAECLVKRTPVRDFHVEKRQSLLVLCWERRELVSASAWRC
- the LOC122592143 gene encoding uncharacterized protein LOC122592143 encodes the protein MNNQFHSSLSTYTRPDLFPTEDDDEELFGIMAECVDLLEQGESSRPYIPRMVIERDRYGADERLMAAYFNENPKYSLKSFRRRFRMPRPMFMRIVNDIISYPSRNPGPVPLHFQRMQDKQFDARGKPGMNICVDQHQRTYNACTLDIKSFMASQACLEALIACTGLGGTVPRHSKSPLFREIIEDRAPDSSFTVNGTHYKKGYYLADGIYPEWSNFVKSYSCPQDEKRKKFKKFQESAWKDVERAFGGLQNSWHILTQPARSKSVNQITRTMYACVILHNMKVEDAGYAISSLEDGDDIDPIVLLERTFEERIALHQRTGKELRDRNVHHALRHDLTEHIWRLST